The Colletotrichum destructivum chromosome 7, complete sequence genome contains the following window.
CCGCGTCCCGTGGCGGGGGATGAAGCAAAGAACATTCCTATGCCGCCATCGTTGCCCTCGGAAATCACAACGGGAacgccagcatcgacgaTACGGGCCGCGAGAACTCCCCACGCATCCCAGGCCCAGCCGGCAACACTGCGCAAAGAAGGACATTAGCAAAACAGCCCCGTTGATACAGCGTCGTCACCTGGAGGGGCACACGAACTCTCCATCTGAGCAAGAAATTATATCAGCCCCCTCGTCGAAAGCCCGAATGAAAGCGGCAAGCAGAATCTCGTTGGTGCCCACAGAGGCACATCCCCAAGCGCGGTACGCTGCCAACTTGACCCCCGGCGCGGCGCCAGTGAAGCCATACTCGTTGCCCTCCAACTGCGCGACgatggtgccggcgacgtgTGTCCCGTGACCGGCACAATCATCCATCGGATCCGCGTCTGGCTGCAGCGGCCTGACTCCAGGCAAGAAATCGTCGCCGGTGAAGTCCCAGCCGGCCTCAACGATACATCCGGGGCCGAAGCAACCCCCGAGCGCCGGGTGGGTGTAGTCCACGCCgctgtcgatgatggcgatgcggACGCCTTTGCCGGTGATGCCTTGCTCGCGCAGCTTATCGACCTGGGTCATGACGTGAGGGGAGAAGGTGTCCTTGGTCGAGTTCCCCGTAGTATCGTCTTGGCGCCTGGCGTGGCGGGCATGTTTGACGTTGTTCTTGATCGGGCCGCCGTTGTCCTCGGGCGCGCTGCGCTGGATGGTGCGGACGGGCCAGATGTTCCGGATGCGCGGCGATGCCTCCATCTGACGCCGGAAGAGCGCAGCATCGTGCTGCGTAGCAGCGTGGTTTTTGACCTGGAACGAAACCCCTTTGAAGAGGCTGTTGCTCAAGTCCATACGAgactcgacctcgaggccttcGGCTTTGAGTCCTTCGTAGAAGCTCGTGGGGGTGTCATTGTCAtcggcgaactcgacgaTGTAGGTGCCGGGCAAGATCTCATTACCGCTCTTCAGGTCTTGGTTCGTGCTCTCGTCAGGTTTTGCCTTCGCGATGATGGTGGGCTCGTTCTTTGGGAAGACGCGGGGGTGAAGCGGGTTCGCCGCGGCGATATTCGCGCCCAGCAGGGCCGAGATGATCGTGCTTGAGACCCTCATCCTCGTTCTGTGATCACTCGCTCACCGGACGAATGTCAGTAGATGAAGAGAAAATAGAGAACGGGCATGAGAATTGGTCCACGCCGCTCATATGTACAAGCCCATGTCATTGATCTCATGAGCGCTGTTCAAGGGCGGCCCGCGATGTTGTCCCCGCCCTCCTTTTGGCGCTTTACGAGCGAACCCACGCGGCTTGGAGATGAAGAACGGCAAATACGAGATTCTTTCGTGATCTAAACCGCCCAACCCCGGACCTGACAGGGGGGACGATCCACTGCTGTGCGCCTGCCGAGATTCCCGGACGGTACCAGTATCGTCGGTAGGTGATGGCTGATAGCCTGCTTGGCCCATTGTTTTGGTGATATTTTACCGTATGTCGCGGTTAACAATTCATGCCCATAGCCGATCTTGAATCTCGAGCTCAATACATAGTACAACAGTTCTTTAAGAAATCGACATCCGTCTGCAACTCTTCTCTTTCCATGGATTTGTGGGTCGCTGGAGCAGATTGCGATGGAGACAATGAGGGAAGCCAAGACTTTTCGCTTCCTCGTTTTCGCAACCTAACGTAGCATCGGCTTGCAAGGGGAGTGATGTGACAAGCCATTAACACTCCATTCTACTCTGTAGGGCCCTTATGCACACCCCGCAAGCTTCTAAAATCCCCAATAGCGGCCCTGGACCTTTTATCTGTTTTCCATGGTTCTCGGATGTTTGTTTGGTCTCGCTTCAACGCGATGGTGAATGTTTAAAGTAAATGATTCGCTTTGGAGAAACTAAATCGAAGAGCAGTTTGGTAACTTGACTGACTTACAATTTCAAATCTCAGGTATAACGTCGACCGCTGGACATTCAAGGTTCCGTAAGCCTCTGCAAGTAACTTCACACGCGCACCCTAGTAAATATGGTAGAAAGCGTCGAATGCCACTGGTTGTTCCGGGGCAATGTTTCGTCTTTGTACGAGGGAGACTGAAGCATGGAACTAGGGACTATTCTCCAACAGGTATTGAAACAAGCCAAAGCTAGAAAGGTTCAACTTGGTGAAGTGAAAAGTTTCAACATAGCCATCAACTCCCGCGAGAGAAGATGTTGATAAACTCCTTCCTAGGGATATCATGTTTAATTGTCGGACAATACCGTATGGAACTGGTTGGGGTAGCTGCGTAGGTAAAATCTCATATCGATGAGGATTTCTTGAGCTGTCTAATCTCTGAGAACCGCACCAGATACACTTACACTTTTGTATAGCGCTGCTGGGGGAAGGAAGTCATCCGTTGACGGAGAAAGACCTGGGTGTTTGACGCCATCAATATTCCAGCGCAGAGAGCTAAGAAAAGCTTTACGAATCGCGGAAGCTTTAGAGTTCGTATAACAAAGAACGAAGTCGACATTCGTCGATTTACAGTGGCGAGAAGTACAAATGGGGGATCTCTCGTCCAGAAACATCAGATAGAGCATTGTTGGcatttcttctttttcttcacGTTGCAAAACTTCCTTCCAGTGTTTTTAAGAAATCCAAATGGCCGTCATGTCCCCGTGGAGGAGGATACATGCAATCAAGTCTCTGTTACGTGTTCAAGTGAGACGCCGGTTGGATCGGAAAACAGGAGCCTGCCGTGCTATTAGGGTCTTTCGTATGAAATCCACGAAAAGAAAAATCAACCAACCAAGACACAAGATGATCATTCGGTTAACTAAGATTTGCTAGACTGTCTCTGCTGGTCTGGAAGCAAGAGTGGGTGTTACCGGATGGAGCTGGGCACCCCGAAGATGAATATCTACTTGCATCAGCACTACCTGTGAACCTAATAAAGCATAATTAACAATTTCACAACAATTACCCAGTTGCACTCTTCACTGGTGAAGCTACTAGATAGAGAGTTTCTGAACGGACCTACCATATTCGGTCCCGGCCCGAGTGGATTTAGCCGAATCCGGCTTCTCTGGACCCACAGTTATCCGGCCGGTCTCTGATTTCCAGCCCGATCACATCCGTCTTCTATTATAGGACATGACAGCCAAAGTATGGTTTAATGAGTTGGAGGTGGCCGTGGTATATAGTAGCACATAGAGAAGAATTCACGGATACCGACTATTCGACATCTGACTCGGCCTGTCTCAAGTTGCAAAAGCGACCCCCTAGTCACAACAATGTGTGGcatctcggcctgcttgACTCTCCCACCGGGGCACCATTTCCATACCGAGGCACTCAACGGCTACGCGAATGGAACGGGTGTACAAAACGGGATAAAGACCGAGGAGGATTTTAAAGCCAGCAAGGATCTTCGGGATCAACTGAGCCTGAGCCTAGACGCCATCAGCCACCGAGCCGGATGCAAAGGGTGTCTGGGTCAGCGCCGACGGTTTTGTCGGTCAGTGCTTCCCAGACTTGCAAATCCGCCCTTTACAGAGCTGATTCAATGCAGGGCTGGGTCACTGCCGCCTGGCAATCAATGACTTGACCCCAGGGGGGAACCAACCCATCCACGGTGATGAAGGCACAACTCACGCAGTGGTCAGCGGGGAGATCTACGACCACGATAGAATTCGCCAAGATTGTAAACAAATGGGCTATAGATTCAAAGGTCACAGCGACAGCGAAGTGATTTTTGCACTGTACCAAGCCTACGGCGCTCCCCAGTTCTTAGAACATCTCCGCGGAGAGTTCGCCTTCGTTTTGTACGACGAAGTCGCCGAAAGAGTCATCCTAGTACGAGACCGTTTTGGCATCAAGCCGCTTTTGTGGACAATCATTCGTCAGCCAGATGGCAGAAGCAGACTGGTTGCGGCCCCGGAAGCGAAGGCCTTTCTGCCCCTAGGATGGAAACCCCAATGGGACGTTGGTGCAATTGTCGACGGTGGGTGGATGCAGGGTGGGCGCTCGCTTTTCAAGGGCGTGAGGAAGCTACCACCGGGGCACTGGATGGAAGTTTCAAAACACGGCGTGATGAAACTGCATCAGTACTGGGATGCCGATTACAAGGACAAGGTGTGCTGCAGATACCGGCCTCCAAAAGGTTTCTGTGCTGACAGTGGCGTAGACTGAACGAGAGATGCGAAGCGTTGATGAGATGGTGCTGGGCCTTCGCAAACGGCTGACAGAGGCTATCCGGCTCCGGTTGCGTGCAGATGTTCCAATCGGCATCTATCTTTCTGGTGGTATCGACTCTTCACTGGTCGCCGGTATTGTCACACACCTGATCAGAAATGAGGGCATCAAGATCGGCAACAAGGACGCGACCAGCCGGGTCATCTGTTTTACCATTGAGTTCCCAAAAGAGTCCGGGTTTGATGAGTCTGGTAAGTTTCTAGATCCTGTATTCGTGCTCAATACACTAAGTTTCTGACCATTTCTTCCAGATATTGCGGAACGCACGGCGGAACATCTAGGCGTCCAAATTCTAAAGAAGCAAATCAacgagaaggaactggcgGACAACTTTGCCGACTGCGCCTTTCATTGCGAGCATCACCATTTCGACCTCAATTGCGTAGGGAAGTTCGCCTTGTCAACTCTGCCAAATGAAAACGGGATCAAAGTCGTCTTACTTGGAGAGGGTGCCAATGAACACTTCGGCGGCTACGCCTTTTCCCCCCCAGATTTGCTGCGGGAATCGGATTTGTCTAAAGAAAGAGTCGACAACCTGGGCTTCGTTGACTACGTTCAAGTCGAGAACGCCCTCGCCAGAGGCTTCGGTGAAAAGGCGGATGTCAAATCGTTCAGGATGCTGATTTTTGTAGCGGCTTGGGTAGTCTTGAGTGAGAGACTTGGTATTCCAAAAGCAGCCCCAGAGGACTGGCTCCAGATCACTGTGGAGGGACAGATTTAGATTGCAGTTTGAGTCAATACGATTGCATGTATTGGTGTTTTACGTCTCCCGGTTTACAGCTACTTCATTTGAAGAGCCGTGACTGGTGCTGTTGTCGCTGCAACAGAGTCCCCCTCGTTTGAAAAGTCTACTCCATCTCGCTCTTCTGGGCCGCATTCGGAACAGCATTGACCCAGGAAAGACGTCGCGAGGTAAAGATTTCTGCAAAGGGAGCCATCGAACTCTGATCCTTCCAGTCATCCAGTGTGCCCGCCTTGAAGTACATCATCCCCTTCGTGGCGGGTCCGTCCCTCCAAAGCGTCACTCCACAGTCACTGCAGAAGTGGCTGATGACTGCGTTCCCGCTCTTGGCGGTGGTCGTGAAAGTCTTCGGGGTACCAGTGACTTCGACGTCTTTGCTTGCGAGGACCCAGTTGAAACCAAAAGCGCTTCCCGAGATTTTTCGGCATTCACTGCAGTGACACAAGGCCTGTATTTGTATCGACACAGTTAAAGTCCCGTTCGTGATATGCATCTGTTTGGAGACTTACGGCTGCCATTGGCTTCCCCAAGATGTTGACCTTGATGGCTTTGCAGAGGCAACTAGCGGTAGGCATCGTgagtggtggtgtggtgaCTGATGGTTTGAGAGACTGAAGCTGATTGTACTTGAGATAGTTGCTCGTGAACGTGACTCTGATAGATCGAACGGCCGTCTTTATCCAAGAAACGTGGTTCCCTTATATAATTACAACCTACGCTTCTCGGAAACGGAAATATTCATCAGCGGCGTGAGCTAATGGTCGCCGACTCAAGTGTGGTTGCTAGTCCGATTCTGGGTCTTGATTGGCCTGCGTAGGTCGGTCGGACGGAAAACAGAAAATGCCGACCGGTATGCCAAAGCAGCGAGGACTGAAGCCGGACTCTCGCGCAAGTTTTCTCGCCTGGTAAACATTCAATTTTTAAAGCGTATAGAGACCTGAGCCGGAAAATTTGTACTTATAGAAACGCCGCGCGGAACAACGTGAATTGAGTTGACAAAATGATGCATGTGCGGATTGGAATCAGTCAATGGGACGTCATGGCACAAAGAGTAAGCAGCTTGAATttgaaaagaaaggaagTTGAATTGGATGAAACTAGGTTTTAGGTAAAGTCTATCAACCGGTTTGTCCCATCATTGATGTTATCAATCCTATGCCAGTGTCTGAACCAACCCAACGAAGCTTGTCTTTCGCCCATAGCTTGGTATCGTCATCCGCAATAACGGAATTTATAACAGCTACCATGGGCCATAACATGAACCATGCTCGCAAAGGTCTACCGCTTTGTGGTTCGTCGGCTGCACCTTTCTGTGTGAATCCGAGGAGAGTGGAAATGTATTTGCGTAGTATTTCAAGGTCCGAGATCCCAAGCATGGTGATGGCGCCCAGCCGGTCCCCAACGAGAGTCCGTTCATTATCTGCATTGATAATTCGCACCATGAGGTCAATCACTTGAAGCCTGACTGTAAGATACAGACTTGACGCGATAAGGGCGTTGGATCCGAGTGAAACATCAACTACGCCGTTGAAGCCTGTTCTGTTGCCGGGGGTCTCTTGCGACAACTGATGCTCAGCGGCGGTCTTCAGATCCTCAATAATTCTCATGCCCGATTTTAGGAGGGTGAACGTGGTAGATCCAGCAGCCAGGCTGTTGCAAGTCAACATTTCCTCGGCTACGATCTTGAATTCCACTGCCCGGCAAAGGAGGGGCTCAAAGCATGGCCCATCGGCAGTGGGTGCCGTGAGCGTGCGCAACTTAGACCATAGCAAGAAATCACCAGGATAAGTCATGAAGCACTCTGACAACTAAAACATGAGGTGATGAGCATTTAGGACAGCGACTTTTGATAGGTCGGTAGAGAGAACTGACCGCGACAAAGCTGAAAAACGCCAGGATGACTTTATCGATGTTGCCGTTAACCATGACCCCAGATCTGTATTGAAGCATCGCGAGCCCGCCTTCTGAGTGCGGATGACAGCTCGCTTCAGCCTTGACAGACCTGCTCTGGGATGGTCGTGCGGCGATCACCTAATTAGATCAGAACAATGTGGACTACCCCAAAGAAGATAGTACTGTGGACCACTACTCACTTCGAACAGCCCGAGTACAAACATTGCCACGAGAATCGAGTCGTCTCTGCTTATCACCGGACTTTGCAATGCCTCATTGAGTCCTGTCACGGCCTTGCTGTACAGTCGTATCGCCTGAACCATGAGTTCCGGTTGGTTGAGCTGCCGAGACGAGCTAGCTAGGGCCGTTGCCTTCAGAGCGTCGTGGAAGCAGCCAGCAGGGGTCGCTGAAGACATAGTCGGCAGAAGGCTGAAAAACGCAACTCCCGCATCCCGCGAATAGTCTCCGTAAAATTGGTTTAGGGCACAGGTGATTGGGCTGATGTGTATTCGCGGAGGGAGACTGTGCAGCCCGACGAGCTCTTGTCTCTCCCTTAGCTTTCTCGTGACCCTGGTCTGCACTAGAGTCGCTGCGTGGGTGTTTTCTTGCCGGTGCCACACTTCCCAGGGGTTCTTGTATCCCGGGCAGTCCCTTTTCAGAGCCAAGCATCGTTTGCAGTTGGGTCTTCCTTCATCGCACTTTGAGTACGTGTCAGCACGCCGCCATTGGTTCGGTTTGAGCATGACGGGGTCGGTCAGTGAGGGGGAACTGTCAGCCTCTTCAACGTACCTTGACCTTTCTTTTTTTACAGGCAAAGCAGCCGCCGGACGGTCTGCCTATGTTTCCCATTTGTGTGGAAAGAGCACGGCTTTGATGACGGCGTTTTCCCAATGTCCTCTCATGCGCAGATGTTGTGGATGTCTTTGAAACCAACCGGGGTCGGAGAAGTGGAAGGAACTTTCAAAGTCTCCGTGGCACAGCCGGCTTGCAAGCCATGGGTCGAAGCTAAACCTTTTCGAGTCGACCATCCGAGGAGGCCAGTGCGCGCGACTTCTAGTCTCCGAGAAGCATGGTTCATCTTACAAATTCTAGGTTGTGGGTTCAAAAACGATTTATAAGGAAAATGATGGAACCTAGATAGAATTCTGGAGTGCAGTGTGAGGTTGTCAAATAACTATGGTTGCGTGCCATAAAGCTGCAAGGGAGCAAAGTCGTCTGTCTACAATTGCCAATTTCACGACTCTCGCAGCCTTTAAGACACATTCCCTGAACCCGTACCGCATTCCCGCACCCAGAGCTTGCTGAGGTCACCTCGTACCGTGTGTAGACTACTGTTTTAGGATTTTCGACTAGTATacggagaaagagagagaaaaaagcaTCTCGATTGGCAGACCCGTAAGATGTACACCTTGTTGTAGTATTCCACTAGGCTACATGGAAACATAGACACTCACCTTCAAAAAGAGTCGAGTGAATGAATGTCTAGGATGACTAATTCCATAGCAACTCCATGGCTTTGCTAATTTAGGTGTGCGGTCCGACATCAGATCACCGAATCTTGTCCTCTAAGACCCCGAGGGGAGCATCGGCGCGGGACCCGGGAGTGACGTCATGAGCTCACCAGTTTAGGCAATTTTAACAGTTGTCCGCAGTAGTGCTCTGGGATATTAGCCGGTCATCCACCCAACCCAGAGCGCAGAGTCGTCGGGACGATGGCAATAGTGACTTTGCTGCACCCCTTCAACGTTGTGTGCTTTGGGGCGGCATTCGTGTTGCGATTCATGTTGCGAATTGTCGGAGTTTAACTGGCAAAGGAAGAAATAGTTCAATGAAATGATCCTGGACCCCATTCCACTAGACTACAGAGTAGTCTAATGTTGATTCGCACGCAACGACACCATCGACCCCGGACCTTGACCAGATGGTAGGTTCTTCGACTCTCGAGTTGACTGCGGATCGGCCGGGGAGTATCGGCGTTGGTCCCGACATGCCCCCCTCGATGCCGCGTCCGCGAGCCACAATTGCGAAGATGCCCCGCATCCACGGATCCGGGCATAAAAGGACGTCGAGCAGCTGGGGAATCGTTACCCAGAGCTTTCGAAGAAATCCAGCTCATTGTTCAAGATCAGTCATAGCTGGACGATATCGCCCAAACCTCCAACATGTCAACCATCAAAGTCGGTGTCGTGGGCTATGGCTTTGCCGCCAAGAGCTTCCACCTCCCATTTATCACGGCGAACAATGACTACGAGGTGATTGCGATCCTGCAAAGAGCCGAGGCGCCGAGCGACCCGTCTTCGGCACCGGCCGGCTCCCACTGCAAAGTCGACTTTCCCAACATCAGACACTACCGCACCGCCGAGGACTTCTTCGCCGACCCCGACACGCAGCTCATCGTTGTGGCCACCCACACCGACACACACGCATCGTTTGCAGAAAAGGCGCTGCAAGCCGGAAAGCATGGTACGGGCAATCCCGAGCTCCATCACGCGCAAGCTGGTCTTTGTGGATTTTGGAGGTTGACGTTGACAAAATGCACAGCCATCGTCGACAAGCCTTTCGCACGGTCGTccgaagaggcggaccgcGTCATCGAACTTGCCAACAGCAAGGGTCTGATTCTGACGTGTTTCCAGAACCGTAGATGGGTAATTGAGCCAACCTGACGGGCTTAGTGTCTCATAGGCAACTGACAAACTCACCAGGATGGAGACTTTCAAACGTTGCGAAAGCTCATCAAAGAGGATGCGCTGGGTGATATCAAGGAGGCTGAGATCCATTACGATTTTGAATCGCCCCCTTGGCTCGCCCATATGACCAAGAAGGAATACACCCCCGGAGACGGCATGGCCTTTGGCCTCGGTAAGCACACGTTCTCATCACTTTCAGCGTTGTACGACAATAGCTAAACGCCGTCCGACGCAGGAACCCACAGCATCGACCAAGCTGTTGTTCTGTTTGGTCGTCCGAAGTCGGTGACTGGCTTCTTCCGCGCGCAGCGAGGCATCGACAGTGGAGTCGAGGATTCTTTTACCATCGTGTTGCAGTACGACGGTCCCCAGAAGGACCTCCTGGTCACCGTCAAGACCTCCGTCACCACGCCCATGGCACAGCAGTTGAAGCACCTCGTCCGAGGAACAAAGGGATCATGGCTGAAGGTGAGTCCCATCCACAGTTTTCGCTTTCCTTCCGACCTTTCTAAACACCGCCCCCTTGCAGTTCCAACAAAGAAGCACGTGCCCCCAAGAAGAGCAGATCGCAGAGGGCCGCAAGCCGCTGGAGCCCGGATTCGGCGAGGAGCCAGCCGAGCTGTACGGGACTCTGACTACGTACAAGGAGTTCGACGGAAAGGTCCAACGGTTTGATGAGGCGACAAAGAAGTATGTCGGCAAGTACCCGTCCATCGTCGGTCGCTGGCTGGGCGTGTATGAGAACCT
Protein-coding sequences here:
- a CDS encoding Putative asparagine synthase, rossmann-like alpha/beta/alpha sandwich, nucleophile aminohydrolase, with translation MCGISACLTLPPGHHFHTEALNGYANGTGVQNGIKTEEDFKASKDLRDQLSLSLDAISHRAGCKGCLGQRRRFWLGHCRLAINDLTPGGNQPIHGDEGTTHAVVSGEIYDHDRIRQDCKQMGYRFKGHSDSEVIFALYQAYGAPQFLEHLRGEFAFVLYDEVAERVILVRDRFGIKPLLWTIIRQPDGRSRLVAAPEAKAFLPLGWKPQWDVGAIVDGGWMQGGRSLFKGVRKLPPGHWMEVSKHGVMKLHQYWDADYKDKTEREMRSVDEMVLGLRKRLTEAIRLRLRADVPIGIYLSGGIDSSLVAGIVTHLIRNEGIKIGNKDATSRVICFTIEFPKESGFDESDIAERTAEHLGVQILKKQINEKELADNFADCAFHCEHHHFDLNCVGKFALSTLPNENGIKVVLLGEGANEHFGGYAFSPPDLLRESDLSKERVDNLGFVDYVQVENALARGFGEKADVKSFRMLIFVAAWVVLSERLGIPKAAPEDWLQITVEGQI
- a CDS encoding Putative CENP-V/GFA domain, Mss4-like superfamily protein; this translates as MHITNGTLTVSIQIQALCHCSECRKISGSAFGFNWVLASKDVEVTGTPKTFTTTAKSGNAVISHFCSDCGVTLWRDGPATKGMMYFKAGTLDDWKDQSSMAPFAEIFTSRRLSWVNAVPNAAQKSEME
- a CDS encoding Putative zn(2)Cys(6) fungal-type DNA-binding domain, fungal transcription factor; the encoded protein is MGNIGRPSGGCFACKKRKVKCDEGRPNCKRCLALKRDCPGYKNPWEVWHRQENTHAATLVQTRVTRKLRERQELVGLHSLPPRIHISPITCALNQFYGDYSRDAGVAFFSLLPTMSSATPAGCFHDALKATALASSSRQLNQPELMVQAIRLYSKAVTGLNEALQSPVISRDDSILVAMFVLGLFEVIAARPSQSRSVKAEASCHPHSEGGLAMLQYRSGVMVNGNIDKVILAFFSFVALSECFMTYPGDFLLWSKLRTLTAPTADGPCFEPLLCRAVEFKIVAEEMLTCNSLAAGSTTFTLLKSGMRIIEDLKTAAEHQLSQETPGNRTGFNGVVDVSLGSNALIASSLYLTVRLQVIDLMVRIINADNERTLVGDRLGAITMLGISDLEILRKYISTLLGFTQKGAADEPQSGRPLRAWFMLWPMVAVINSVIADDDTKLWAKDKLRWVGSDTGIGLITSMMGQTG
- a CDS encoding Putative gfo/Idh/MocA-like oxidoreductase, NAD(P)-binding domain superfamily; amino-acid sequence: MSTIKVGVVGYGFAAKSFHLPFITANNDYEVIAILQRAEAPSDPSSAPAGSHCKVDFPNIRHYRTAEDFFADPDTQLIVVATHTDTHASFAEKALQAGKHAIVDKPFARSSEEADRVIELANSKGLILTCFQNRRWDGDFQTLRKLIKEDALGDIKEAEIHYDFESPPWLAHMTKKEYTPGDGMAFGLGTHSIDQAVVLFGRPKSVTGFFRAQRGIDSGVEDSFTIVLQYDGPQKDLLVTVKTSVTTPMAQQLKHLVRGTKGSWLKFQQRSTCPQEEQIAEGRKPLEPGFGEEPAELYGTLTTYKEFDGKVQRFDEATKKYVGKYPSIVGRWLGVYENLADAINGKAELEVKATQSRDAIRIIELARESHNTGATVAWK